The Nitrospirota bacterium genome has a window encoding:
- a CDS encoding aldehyde dehydrogenase family protein, translating to MDKEYKLLLGCKWVDSGEKMDVINPYNGEVIGNVCTADIGYAKKAVAEAYAAFEFYKKTPGYKRAEILHLISEGIKKRKEEIAKSISLEVGKALKESRIEAARAALTFEIASEEAKRIGGEVIPLDLIPGLEGRWALTRRFPIGPILGITPFNFPLNLVAHKIAPALASGNTIIIKPASKTPITALLLGEICVDSGVNDGVLSILPMSSKVAEELLDDERIRMLSFTGGASVGWRLKARVSKKKVVLELGGNAGVIVHSDADIEHAAKRCVYGAFTNAGQNCISVQRLYVHEDIYEKFMEIFLPLVKNLTVGDPLDETVDMGPMVSDEEAKRIESWVKEAVDGGAKILTGGRRKQSQRLVPNFFEPTVLINTEPDMKVSCMEAFAPIVTVIKYREFDDALRMVNDTPYGLQAGVFTNDKRLIFKAWETIEVGGIMINDVSTFRIDHMPYGGVKESGHGREGLRYAIEEMTVLRLLTLT from the coding sequence ATGGACAAAGAGTATAAACTTCTCCTCGGCTGTAAGTGGGTGGATTCAGGGGAAAAGATGGATGTTATAAACCCTTATAATGGCGAGGTTATAGGAAACGTCTGCACTGCAGACATCGGATATGCAAAAAAGGCTGTAGCTGAAGCATACGCGGCTTTCGAGTTTTATAAAAAAACTCCAGGTTACAAAAGGGCAGAAATTCTACACCTTATTTCAGAAGGCATAAAAAAGAGGAAAGAGGAGATTGCAAAGAGCATAAGCCTTGAGGTCGGGAAGGCCCTGAAAGAGTCACGCATTGAGGCAGCGAGGGCTGCGCTTACTTTTGAGATAGCCTCTGAGGAGGCAAAAAGGATTGGGGGCGAGGTAATACCCCTTGATTTAATCCCCGGTCTTGAAGGCAGATGGGCTTTAACGAGGAGGTTTCCAATAGGCCCTATCTTAGGGATAACCCCATTTAATTTCCCGCTCAACCTCGTAGCTCACAAGATAGCGCCTGCCCTTGCCTCAGGCAATACAATAATCATAAAACCTGCCTCCAAGACGCCGATAACTGCTTTACTACTTGGAGAGATATGTGTTGATTCCGGGGTAAATGATGGGGTCTTAAGCATCCTTCCTATGTCTTCAAAGGTTGCTGAAGAGCTCCTCGATGATGAGCGTATAAGGATGCTTTCCTTTACAGGTGGAGCCTCTGTTGGATGGAGGCTTAAGGCCAGGGTATCTAAGAAAAAGGTAGTCCTTGAGCTTGGTGGAAATGCCGGTGTTATTGTCCATTCAGATGCAGACATTGAACATGCTGCTAAGAGATGCGTCTATGGTGCTTTTACCAATGCAGGCCAGAACTGCATTTCTGTCCAGAGGCTTTATGTGCATGAGGATATCTATGAGAAGTTTATGGAGATATTCCTTCCTCTTGTGAAGAATCTCACGGTTGGCGACCCCCTTGATGAGACTGTTGATATGGGGCCTATGGTGAGCGATGAAGAGGCAAAGAGGATAGAGTCATGGGTTAAAGAGGCTGTTGATGGGGGTGCAAAGATACTGACAGGAGGAAGGAGGAAGCAAAGTCAGAGACTCGTACCGAACTTTTTTGAGCCAACAGTTTTAATCAATACAGAGCCTGATATGAAGGTAAGCTGCATGGAAGCCTTTGCACCCATTGTGACAGTAATAAAGTACAGGGAGTTTGATGATGCCCTGAGAATGGTGAACGATACCCCTTATGGCCTTCAGGCTGGAGTTTTTACCAATGATAAGAGACTTATATTTAAGGCATGGGAGACTATAGAGGTTGGCGGTATAATGATTAATGATGTGTCTACTTTCAGGATTGACCATATGCCCTATGGCGGGGTGAAGGAGTCAGGGCATGGGCGTGAGGGTCTCAGGTATGCGATTGAGGAAATGACAGTGTTGAGATTGCTGACACTAACTTGA
- a CDS encoding transposase yields MCNELGIRHIYTKPYRPQTNGKIEAFWKIIKNEFFYPNSFESEGDLIMNLGNFLFEFNHLRKHGGLNYETPFDKLQKVTELLR; encoded by the coding sequence ATGTGCAATGAATTGGGAATAAGGCACATATACACTAAGCCCTATAGACCTCAAACCAATGGCAAAATAGAGGCATTTTGGAAGATAATTAAGAACGAATTCTTTTACCCTAACTCGTTTGAGTCTGAGGGAGATCTGATTATGAACCTTGGAAACTTTTTATTTGAATTTAATCATCTGAGAAAACATGGAGGATTGAATTATGAAACACCTTTTGATAAACTCCAGAAAGTTACTGAATTATTGAGATAG
- a CDS encoding type II toxin-antitoxin system VapB family antitoxin encodes MKSSVKMTSIRLDTKLADEAVKVLGAKSRSNAVHIALREVVALNKFKELMSKHGGKLKFEAHGR; translated from the coding sequence ATGAAATCTTCCGTTAAAATGACATCTATAAGGCTTGATACAAAACTTGCAGATGAAGCGGTGAAAGTCCTCGGTGCAAAGAGCAGAAGCAATGCAGTCCATATAGCTTTGAGAGAAGTCGTTGCCCTCAATAAATTCAAAGAGTTGATGTCAAAGCATGGCGGAAAATTAAAATTTGAGGCTCATGGCAGATAG
- a CDS encoding type II toxin-antitoxin system VapC family toxin: MADRIIIFDTSIFIDHLRTNKFANHFRNLNGLIRNSAVVLSELARGATREMEKSFVSALAKNHPILTPTEKNWLESGEILSKMYMDNGFSPEKLRDLHFDVLIALTARNHGATVITSNKTDFEQIRAYKDFYLEIW, encoded by the coding sequence ATGGCAGATAGGATTATTATCTTTGACACTTCAATCTTTATTGATCACCTGAGAACAAATAAATTCGCCAATCATTTCCGGAACCTGAACGGTCTTATAAGGAACTCTGCTGTTGTCCTGTCTGAATTGGCACGAGGCGCTACAAGAGAAATGGAAAAGAGTTTCGTGTCAGCACTGGCGAAGAATCACCCGATACTTACCCCGACAGAAAAAAACTGGCTCGAATCAGGTGAAATACTGTCTAAGATGTATATGGATAATGGTTTTTCTCCTGAGAAACTGAGAGACCTGCATTTTGATGTCCTGATAGCGCTTACTGCGAGGAATCATGGTGCGACTGTTATAACCTCAAATAAAACCGACTTTGAACAGATCAGGGCATACAAAGATTTTTATCTTGAAATCTGGTAA